Proteins encoded in a region of the Bacillus thermozeamaize genome:
- a CDS encoding glutamine--fructose-6-phosphate aminotransferase, whose translation MSGIVGYIGKRNALPILLDCLMRLDYRGYDSAGVAISNLRTIEVRKEKGRIEDLQALLMLEPITDGCLGIGHTRWATHGKPTAVNSHPLSDEKGRFFVVHNGIIENYPQLRKQLMAAGHTFQTETDTEVIPHLLSHYDTGDFAETVRKVLPMLKGSFALAIMSREQPDTIIAVSQDNPLVLGFGKGEAFLASDIPALVPYTREIHPIKNGEIVILTPGKIRVETLEGETVQPQRTRVEWNEEDVFLQDYPHYMLKEIFEQPKAIEKTLAGRLTENGVRMPELDAFFDEEKLNHMYKIEIVGSGTSYHSGMIGKKIIEQMVGIPAEASISSEFRYGHGPLDDRHLVIVLSQSGESADTLSALKEAKANGCPVIAITNKRQSNVSRKADCTIYTEAGPELAVAATKAYTTQITALILLAIWLTEKRKGPGMAMIADLLTALRRLPEDVEKTLVMTHDAIDEFAQVTDDQKHLFLIGRGLDYVLALEGALKLQEVAYLHADAYAAGEMKHGTMALITPGVPVIALVTQEAVKDKTISNIKEIKARDAFVVGITTVGDDDVGDVVDGVLYIPKAHRFLMPVLAAIPLQLLAYYAGSVRGYDVDRPRNLAKSLTVE comes from the coding sequence ATGAGCGGTATTGTAGGTTATATCGGCAAGCGCAATGCGTTGCCTATCCTTTTGGATTGTCTGATGCGTCTCGATTACCGCGGTTATGATTCTGCCGGGGTAGCGATTTCAAATTTGCGGACCATCGAAGTGCGCAAGGAAAAAGGCCGGATTGAGGATCTGCAAGCTTTGCTGATGCTGGAACCGATCACGGACGGATGCCTCGGGATCGGACATACACGTTGGGCGACCCACGGCAAGCCGACCGCTGTCAATTCCCATCCGTTAAGCGACGAAAAGGGACGATTTTTTGTGGTGCACAATGGGATCATTGAAAATTATCCACAGCTGCGGAAGCAACTGATGGCCGCAGGGCACACATTTCAAACGGAAACGGATACAGAGGTGATCCCCCATCTTTTATCCCATTACGACACCGGCGATTTTGCAGAGACCGTGCGCAAAGTGTTGCCGATGTTAAAGGGATCGTTTGCCCTGGCCATCATGTCCCGGGAGCAGCCGGACACGATCATCGCGGTGTCCCAGGACAATCCGCTCGTCTTGGGATTTGGCAAAGGCGAAGCATTTCTTGCTTCTGACATTCCGGCGCTCGTTCCCTACACCCGTGAGATCCACCCGATTAAAAACGGGGAGATTGTCATTTTGACGCCAGGAAAAATCAGGGTGGAGACGTTGGAAGGGGAAACGGTTCAACCACAACGTACGCGTGTGGAATGGAATGAAGAGGATGTATTCTTGCAAGATTACCCTCATTATATGTTGAAAGAGATATTTGAACAGCCCAAGGCGATCGAAAAGACACTCGCGGGGCGCCTGACGGAAAATGGCGTCCGCATGCCGGAGTTGGATGCGTTTTTCGATGAGGAAAAGTTAAACCATATGTACAAGATTGAAATTGTCGGCAGCGGCACTTCCTATCATTCCGGGATGATCGGGAAGAAAATCATTGAACAAATGGTCGGGATCCCCGCGGAAGCATCCATTTCTTCCGAGTTTCGGTACGGCCACGGTCCGCTGGACGACCGTCATCTTGTGATCGTCTTGAGTCAATCGGGAGAATCGGCAGACACCTTGTCGGCGTTAAAGGAAGCAAAGGCAAACGGGTGTCCCGTCATCGCGATTACCAACAAGAGGCAGAGCAACGTTTCGCGCAAAGCGGATTGTACGATTTACACGGAAGCGGGACCCGAACTGGCGGTGGCTGCAACCAAAGCTTACACAACGCAAATCACGGCACTCATCTTGCTGGCGATCTGGTTGACAGAAAAGCGGAAAGGTCCGGGCATGGCAATGATTGCGGATCTTTTGACAGCTTTGCGCCGGTTGCCGGAGGATGTGGAGAAGACGCTCGTCATGACCCATGATGCGATTGATGAATTCGCGCAAGTGACCGATGATCAAAAGCATCTCTTTTTGATCGGACGCGGGCTGGATTACGTGTTGGCGCTGGAGGGGGCGCTCAAACTGCAGGAAGTGGCTTACCTTCACGCCGACGCCTATGCGGCAGGGGAGATGAAGCACGGGACGATGGCGCTGATCACTCCAGGCGTTCCCGTCATCGCCCTCGTGACACAGGAAGCGGTGAAGGACAAGACGATTAGCAACATCAAGGAAATCAAGGCGCGCGACGCATTTGTCGTCGGCATTACCACCGTTGGTGACGATGATGTGGGTGACGTGGTGGACGGGGTGTTGTATATTCCGAAGGCGCATCGTTTTTTGATGCCGGTTCTTGCGGCGATTCCGTTGCAATTGCTGGCTTATTATGCTGGTTCTGTACGCGGATACGACGTTGACCGCCCGCGGAACCTGGCGAAGAGCCTGACGGTGGAATAA
- a CDS encoding thioredoxin, with amino-acid sequence MFMKELTTQTFDDAIREGKVLVDFWAPWCGPCRMQLPILEELSNELQEVTIAKVNVDEEATLASRFGVMSIPTLILFENGEEKERFVGVQSKEKLAKVLA; translated from the coding sequence CTGTTCATGAAGGAGTTAACTACGCAAACCTTTGACGATGCCATCCGTGAGGGAAAGGTATTGGTCGATTTTTGGGCGCCATGGTGTGGACCTTGCCGGATGCAGTTGCCGATCCTGGAGGAATTGTCGAATGAACTGCAGGAGGTCACCATCGCCAAGGTCAACGTGGATGAAGAAGCGACACTGGCCAGCCGTTTCGGCGTGATGAGCATTCCAACGCTCATCCTGTTTGAGAACGGGGAAGAGAAAGAGCGTTTTGTCGGGGTGCAATCGAAGGAAAAACTGGCAAAAGTCCTGGCATGA
- a CDS encoding DNA ligase (NAD(+)) LigA, translated as MNREMAAERINQLREEIHKHNIHYYVHDNPQISDQAYDALMQELLELEQKYPELITPDSPTQRVGAAPLSGFAKVTHRTPMLSLSNAFQEAELRDFDRRVRNLLHEPEIDYMVELKVDGLAISLRYEEGVFIQGATRGDGMVGEDITLNLRTIRSIPLRLTEPVSLEVRGEVYLPKHEFLRLNEERESLGEPLFANPRNAAAGSVRQLDPRITAKRSLDCFIYGVGYWEGSTLSRHSQSLEELQRLGFRVNRERRLCRGIDEVLRYVQEWTGRRHELPYEIDGMVVKVDRLDWQERLGWTARSPRWAIAYKFPEEEAMTRLVEIELNVGRTGVVTPTAILEPVKLAGTTVRRASLHNEDLIREKDIRIGDVVVVKKAGDIIPEVVRSVPEKRTGEERPFRMPSHCPECRSPLVKLEGEVAWRCINPECHAHLREGLIHFASRNAMDIGGLGEKVITQLFDAGLLRSPADLYTLKEEELLKLERMGKKSVANLLAAIERSKSNPLSRLIFALGIRHVGEKAARTLAEHFGTMERLQQASEEELLALEEIGPKIAQSICSYFSQPSVQEMLEKLRAAGVNMRQPQTVQPSAEESPLAGKTVVLTGTLSSLTRQEATRLIESLGGKVSGSVSRKTDWVIYGEQAGSKLQRAQELGIPLMDEETFLKTIGYAKKEDE; from the coding sequence ATGAATCGAGAGATGGCGGCAGAACGAATCAACCAGTTGCGCGAGGAAATACACAAACACAACATTCACTACTACGTCCACGACAATCCCCAGATCAGCGATCAGGCGTATGATGCGCTGATGCAGGAACTGCTGGAGCTGGAACAGAAGTATCCGGAACTGATCACCCCTGATTCCCCCACGCAACGGGTCGGTGCGGCCCCGCTCAGCGGATTCGCCAAGGTCACGCACCGGACGCCGATGCTCAGCCTGAGCAATGCCTTTCAGGAGGCGGAGTTGCGGGATTTTGACCGGCGTGTCCGGAACCTGCTGCATGAGCCCGAGATCGATTATATGGTGGAGTTGAAAGTGGACGGCCTGGCCATCTCCCTTCGTTACGAGGAGGGCGTGTTCATTCAGGGGGCGACCCGTGGCGACGGGATGGTGGGGGAGGATATTACGCTAAACTTGCGCACCATCCGCTCCATCCCGCTGCGCTTGACAGAGCCCGTCAGCCTGGAGGTCCGCGGAGAGGTGTACCTGCCTAAGCACGAGTTTTTGCGGCTGAACGAGGAAAGGGAAAGCCTCGGTGAACCGCTGTTTGCCAATCCGCGAAACGCGGCGGCCGGTTCCGTGCGTCAGCTGGATCCGCGGATTACCGCCAAACGATCGCTGGACTGTTTCATTTACGGGGTTGGATATTGGGAAGGATCCACCTTGTCCCGTCACAGCCAGTCCCTAGAGGAGCTGCAGCGGTTGGGCTTCCGCGTCAACCGGGAGCGGCGGTTGTGCCGCGGCATCGATGAGGTCCTGCGTTATGTCCAGGAATGGACGGGAAGGCGCCACGAGTTGCCCTATGAGATTGACGGCATGGTCGTTAAGGTGGACCGTCTCGACTGGCAGGAGCGGCTGGGTTGGACCGCCCGCAGCCCCAGGTGGGCCATTGCCTACAAGTTCCCGGAAGAGGAAGCGATGACGCGGCTCGTCGAGATTGAGCTGAATGTCGGCCGCACCGGAGTGGTGACGCCAACAGCCATTCTGGAGCCCGTCAAACTGGCGGGCACGACCGTCCGCCGGGCCAGCCTGCACAATGAAGATTTGATTCGTGAAAAAGATATCCGGATTGGCGACGTGGTGGTGGTCAAGAAAGCGGGCGACATCATCCCGGAAGTGGTGCGTTCGGTGCCGGAGAAGCGGACGGGAGAAGAAAGGCCCTTCCGCATGCCCAGCCATTGTCCGGAGTGTCGCAGCCCGCTGGTGAAACTGGAAGGAGAAGTGGCCTGGCGGTGTATCAACCCCGAATGCCACGCCCACCTGCGGGAGGGGTTGATCCACTTTGCCTCGCGGAATGCGATGGATATTGGCGGATTGGGTGAGAAGGTGATCACCCAGTTGTTCGATGCCGGACTCTTGCGCTCGCCCGCCGACCTGTACACGCTGAAGGAGGAAGAGCTTCTCAAACTGGAGCGCATGGGCAAAAAGTCCGTGGCCAATCTCCTGGCGGCGATCGAACGCAGCAAATCCAATCCGCTCTCCCGCCTCATCTTTGCGCTCGGGATTAGGCACGTGGGCGAGAAAGCCGCCCGGACTTTGGCCGAGCATTTCGGCACGATGGAGCGGCTGCAGCAGGCCAGTGAGGAGGAGCTGCTCGCGCTCGAGGAGATCGGCCCCAAGATTGCGCAAAGCATTTGTTCCTATTTCTCGCAGCCCAGTGTGCAGGAAATGCTGGAAAAATTGCGCGCGGCCGGCGTCAACATGCGGCAGCCGCAGACAGTCCAGCCCAGCGCCGAAGAGAGTCCGCTGGCCGGCAAGACGGTCGTCCTGACCGGTACGCTTTCCTCGTTGACGCGTCAGGAAGCGACCCGTCTCATCGAGTCGTTGGGGGGGAAGGTGAGCGGTTCGGTCAGCCGCAAGACGGATTGGGTGATCTACGGCGAGCAGGCCGGCTCAAAGCTGCAACGCGCCCAGGAGCTGGGCATCCCCTTGATGGATGAGGAAACATTCCTGAAAACGATTGGTTATGCGAAAAAAGAAGACGAGTAA
- a CDS encoding ATP-dependent DNA helicase PcrA, with amino-acid sequence MHRLLQGLNEEQRQAVQTTEGPLLVLAGAGSGKTRVLTHRVAYLMEVKKILPWNILAVTFTNKAAREMRERVGQLVGPMAEEMWIGTFHSVCVRILRRESHHLGYAPAFSILDTQDQLAVVKQVLRELNLDPNRFEPRSLLAAISHAKNELLTAERYEAQAGNLFQKTVSRVYQLYQRRLAANQAMDFDDLILLTVRLFQENPEVLEAYQRRFQYIHIDEYQDTNRAQYLLVRMLAERHQNICVVGDADQSIYRWRGADMGNILNFQEDYPQATVIKLEQNYRSTQHILDAANHVIANNRQRQEKRLWTANPKGELIHRLIAEDEHQEASFIVEEIRRQVGAGRKYGDFAVLYRTNAQSRVLEETLMREGLPYRMVGGMRFYERMEIKDLIAYLRLVVNPEDEWSLERVINVPKRGIGATSLERLKSYAAERQVSLYEALKEPERAGLSGKAARAAAQFAALIAEWRQMSEYLSASEMIEEVLARSGYRESLAQQNTIEAEGRLENIQEFISVAVEFEARNETRTLLDFLTELSLMTDLDTLEEQDVQDAVVLMTLHSAKGLEFPVVFLCGMEEGIFPHKRALDDEEELEEERRLAYVGITRAEERLYLTAARRRMIYGQVMHHLPSRFFAEIPAHLLHDRSDDGRSKAEPSARFRSRVAPGLSVRQGGESGAGENWRAGEKVIHHKWGQGLVVSVHGEGEDTELMVVFGEPIGMKRLMARYAPLQKVKSEDAVRER; translated from the coding sequence ATGCACCGGCTGTTGCAAGGGTTGAACGAGGAGCAGCGGCAGGCGGTCCAGACGACGGAAGGCCCTTTGCTGGTCCTGGCAGGTGCCGGCAGTGGCAAGACGCGCGTGCTCACTCACCGGGTGGCCTACCTCATGGAAGTGAAGAAGATCCTGCCTTGGAATATCCTGGCCGTTACCTTTACGAACAAGGCGGCGCGCGAGATGCGCGAAAGGGTCGGACAGCTGGTGGGCCCCATGGCTGAGGAGATGTGGATTGGGACGTTCCACAGTGTGTGTGTGCGGATTTTGCGCCGCGAAAGCCACCATCTGGGGTATGCTCCTGCCTTTTCCATTCTTGACACCCAGGACCAGCTTGCGGTGGTCAAACAAGTCCTGCGGGAACTGAACCTGGATCCCAACCGTTTCGAGCCGCGAAGCCTCCTGGCGGCGATCAGCCATGCCAAAAACGAGCTGCTGACGGCGGAACGTTATGAGGCGCAGGCAGGCAACCTTTTTCAAAAAACGGTTTCCCGTGTATACCAGTTGTACCAACGCCGCCTGGCAGCAAACCAGGCGATGGACTTTGACGACCTGATTTTGCTGACGGTCCGCCTTTTCCAGGAAAATCCTGAGGTGCTGGAGGCGTACCAGCGCCGCTTCCAGTACATCCATATCGATGAATACCAGGATACCAACCGGGCCCAGTACCTGCTGGTGCGAATGCTGGCCGAGCGGCATCAGAATATTTGTGTGGTGGGAGATGCCGATCAGTCCATCTACCGCTGGCGCGGGGCGGATATGGGCAACATCCTCAACTTCCAGGAAGACTACCCGCAGGCCACTGTGATCAAGCTGGAGCAAAACTACCGTTCGACACAGCACATCCTGGATGCGGCCAACCATGTCATCGCCAACAACCGCCAGCGCCAGGAGAAGCGGCTCTGGACGGCCAATCCCAAGGGAGAATTGATCCATCGGCTCATTGCAGAAGATGAACATCAGGAGGCTTCGTTTATCGTCGAGGAGATCAGGCGGCAGGTGGGCGCGGGCCGGAAATACGGCGATTTTGCCGTCCTTTACCGGACCAATGCCCAATCGCGCGTCCTCGAGGAGACGCTGATGCGGGAAGGGCTGCCGTACCGGATGGTGGGCGGGATGCGGTTTTATGAACGAATGGAGATCAAAGACCTGATCGCCTATCTTCGCCTGGTGGTCAATCCTGAGGATGAGTGGAGTCTGGAACGGGTGATCAACGTTCCGAAACGGGGGATCGGCGCTACCAGCCTGGAGCGGTTGAAGTCGTATGCAGCGGAGCGTCAGGTCTCCTTGTACGAAGCGTTAAAGGAACCGGAGCGGGCGGGTTTAAGCGGAAAGGCTGCCCGCGCGGCAGCCCAGTTCGCCGCTTTGATCGCCGAATGGCGGCAGATGTCCGAGTATTTGAGCGCCTCCGAGATGATCGAGGAAGTGCTTGCGCGAAGCGGATACCGGGAAAGTCTCGCGCAGCAAAACACCATTGAGGCGGAAGGACGGCTGGAGAATATCCAGGAATTTATCTCGGTGGCTGTGGAGTTTGAGGCCCGTAACGAAACGCGAACGTTGCTTGATTTTCTCACGGAACTGTCGCTCATGACCGATCTGGACACGCTGGAGGAACAGGATGTGCAGGACGCTGTCGTCTTGATGACGCTCCACAGCGCAAAGGGACTGGAGTTTCCGGTCGTTTTTCTCTGCGGCATGGAAGAAGGGATCTTTCCCCACAAGCGGGCGCTGGATGACGAGGAGGAACTGGAAGAGGAACGGCGCCTGGCTTATGTCGGCATTACACGGGCGGAAGAACGGCTCTACCTGACCGCCGCCCGCAGGCGGATGATCTACGGGCAGGTCATGCACCATCTGCCTTCCCGCTTTTTTGCGGAGATCCCGGCCCATTTGCTGCATGATCGTTCGGATGATGGCCGCTCAAAAGCGGAGCCGTCCGCCCGCTTTCGGTCCCGGGTCGCACCTGGTCTTTCTGTCCGGCAGGGAGGCGAAAGCGGCGCAGGGGAGAATTGGCGGGCCGGGGAGAAGGTGATCCATCACAAGTGGGGTCAGGGACTTGTCGTTTCCGTCCACGGTGAAGGGGAGGATACGGAACTGATGGTGGTGTTCGGGGAGCCGATCGGCATGAAGCGGCTGATGGCCCGATATGCCCCCTTGCAAAAGGTCAAGTCTGAAGATGCGGTGCGGGAGCGATGA
- a CDS encoding geranylgeranylglyceryl/heptaprenylglyceryl phosphate synthase, giving the protein MIQSWRHVFKLDPDRFLSEEALDAICTSGTDAVIVGGTQNVTYENTVELLARVRRYEIPCVLEVSSSEAVVPGFDLYLLPMVLNAGDRHWLIDAHLAGLKKYGSLIPWDLVVVEGYLVGNPDSAVGRLTESRTALSPEEVQAYARLAEHLFQLPVFYIEFSGKLGSQAWLEAARPILRRSRLFYGGGIRTAEAAARLAQWADTIVVGNAIYDDLQAALSTLRPFKR; this is encoded by the coding sequence ATGATCCAGTCGTGGCGGCACGTGTTCAAGTTGGATCCGGACCGTTTCCTCTCAGAGGAAGCGTTGGATGCGATTTGTACCTCGGGTACGGATGCCGTGATTGTCGGCGGCACCCAGAATGTCACTTATGAGAATACGGTGGAATTGCTTGCCCGGGTCCGCCGGTATGAAATCCCTTGCGTTCTGGAGGTTTCCTCCAGCGAAGCGGTCGTTCCCGGTTTTGATCTATACCTGCTGCCGATGGTTCTCAATGCCGGTGACCGTCATTGGCTCATTGACGCTCACCTGGCTGGCTTGAAAAAGTATGGAAGTCTCATTCCTTGGGATTTGGTGGTGGTGGAGGGGTATCTCGTCGGCAATCCGGACTCGGCGGTAGGGCGGTTGACGGAAAGCCGAACCGCCCTCTCGCCTGAGGAAGTTCAGGCGTATGCCAGGCTGGCCGAACACCTGTTCCAATTGCCGGTTTTTTACATCGAGTTCAGCGGGAAATTGGGCAGTCAGGCCTGGCTGGAAGCCGCCCGGCCCATTTTGCGGCGGAGCCGCCTGTTTTATGGCGGCGGAATACGCACGGCAGAGGCGGCGGCGCGATTGGCTCAGTGGGCCGACACGATTGTGGTCGGCAACGCCATTTATGATGATCTTCAAGCAGCCCTGTCGACACTGCGGCCTTTCAAGAGGTAG
- a CDS encoding TrpB-like pyridoxal-phosphate dependent enzyme — MSFEENKILLSEAEIPTHWYNIQADLKNLQPPLHPATKRPLEPSDLQAIFPMALIEQEASRERWIEIPDEVRELYRLWRPSPLYRARRLEKLLDTPARIYYKYEGTSPAGSHKLNTAIPQVYYNREAGIRRIATETGAGQWGSALSMACKFFGLECTVYMVKVSYQQKPYRRILMNSFGGQVIASPSDRTEAGRAVLKANPDSLGSLGIAISEAVEDAATHEDTNYALGSVLNHVCLHQTIIGLEARKQLEKADAYPDVVIGCSGGGSNFAGLSFPFLHDKLVEGKPVRFIAVEPAACPTLTRGAFAYDFGDVAGLTPLLPMYTLGKDFMPPGIHAGGLRYHGMAPLVSHLYKEGLIEARAYGQNEVFSAALQFAQTEGLLPAPESSHAIRAAIDEALRCKESGEAKTILFGLSGHGHFDLAAYEDYLTGELKDIAYPEEELKKSLEALPQV; from the coding sequence ATGAGTTTTGAGGAAAACAAGATTTTGCTGAGCGAGGCGGAGATACCTACGCATTGGTACAATATTCAGGCTGATTTGAAGAATCTTCAGCCGCCCTTGCATCCTGCGACCAAACGGCCGCTTGAGCCTTCCGATCTGCAGGCTATCTTCCCGATGGCCCTGATTGAGCAGGAGGCCAGCCGGGAGCGCTGGATTGAAATCCCGGACGAAGTGCGGGAGCTTTACCGGTTGTGGCGTCCCAGCCCGTTGTATCGGGCCCGCCGCCTGGAGAAGCTGCTGGATACGCCGGCCAGGATTTACTACAAGTATGAGGGGACCAGCCCGGCGGGCAGCCATAAACTGAATACCGCCATTCCCCAGGTGTATTACAACCGTGAAGCCGGGATTCGGCGTATCGCCACCGAGACGGGAGCCGGACAATGGGGCAGTGCCTTGAGCATGGCCTGCAAATTTTTTGGTCTGGAATGCACGGTGTACATGGTAAAAGTCAGTTACCAGCAAAAACCATACCGGCGCATCCTGATGAATAGCTTTGGCGGCCAGGTGATCGCCAGCCCCAGTGACCGGACGGAGGCAGGGCGTGCGGTGCTCAAGGCCAATCCGGATTCTCTGGGCAGCCTGGGGATTGCCATCAGCGAGGCGGTGGAGGATGCAGCCACGCATGAGGATACCAATTATGCGCTGGGCAGTGTGCTGAATCACGTATGCCTGCACCAGACGATCATCGGGCTCGAGGCCCGCAAGCAGTTGGAGAAGGCGGATGCTTATCCGGACGTGGTGATCGGCTGTTCAGGCGGGGGCAGCAACTTTGCAGGCCTGAGTTTTCCTTTTCTCCATGACAAATTGGTGGAAGGAAAGCCTGTGCGGTTCATCGCAGTCGAACCGGCAGCTTGCCCGACACTGACGCGCGGCGCGTTTGCCTATGATTTTGGCGATGTGGCGGGCCTTACGCCTTTGTTGCCGATGTATACGCTGGGCAAGGATTTCATGCCGCCGGGCATTCATGCGGGCGGGTTGCGCTATCACGGAATGGCGCCGCTGGTCAGCCACCTGTATAAGGAGGGGCTGATCGAAGCGCGGGCTTACGGACAGAATGAGGTGTTCAGCGCAGCCCTGCAGTTTGCGCAAACGGAAGGACTTCTGCCGGCTCCTGAGTCCAGCCATGCCATCCGCGCCGCCATTGACGAAGCGCTGCGCTGTAAGGAGTCTGGCGAGGCGAAGACGATTCTTTTCGGACTGAGCGGCCACGGCCACTTCGATCTGGCTGCTTATGAAGATTACCTGACAGGCGAACTGAAAGATATTGCCTATCCGGAAGAGGAACTAAAGAAAAGCCTTGAGGCGTTGCCGCAAGTCTGA
- a CDS encoding enoyl-CoA hydratase → MTYSTLLFHVEDHVATITIHRPEAANAFNDQMGKELLDAVMRCDTDPAIRAVILTGSGSMFCAGGDLKGFAQFAPSEIEYRFKETTTYLHAAVSRMNRMDPPVIVAVNGVAAGAGLSLVCACDLAIAADSARFTMAYTRAGLTPDGSGSYFLTRLVGLRRAMELTLTNRMLSAQEALEWGLINQVVPGEQLMEEAKKLAVQLANGPTEALGAAKHLLYNGWNETLETQMEYESQSIARMAASPVGQEGIRAFVEKRPPRFHG, encoded by the coding sequence TTGACATACAGCACCTTGCTTTTTCATGTCGAGGACCATGTGGCCACCATTACCATTCACCGGCCGGAGGCGGCCAATGCGTTTAACGATCAGATGGGAAAGGAATTGCTGGACGCGGTGATGCGTTGCGACACCGATCCGGCGATTCGCGCCGTGATTCTGACCGGCTCGGGGAGCATGTTTTGCGCCGGAGGCGATCTGAAGGGGTTTGCCCAGTTTGCGCCATCTGAGATTGAATATCGTTTCAAGGAAACCACCACGTATCTTCATGCCGCCGTATCCCGGATGAATCGAATGGATCCGCCGGTCATTGTCGCGGTAAATGGCGTGGCGGCGGGAGCAGGCCTGAGCCTGGTTTGCGCCTGCGACCTGGCGATTGCCGCCGACTCGGCCCGTTTTACCATGGCCTATACGCGTGCGGGGTTGACTCCGGATGGCTCCGGCTCCTATTTCCTCACGCGGCTGGTTGGTTTGCGGCGGGCGATGGAACTGACGCTGACCAACCGGATGCTGTCGGCCCAGGAGGCGTTGGAGTGGGGACTGATCAATCAGGTGGTTCCCGGCGAGCAACTGATGGAAGAAGCCAAGAAATTGGCGGTTCAGCTTGCCAACGGCCCGACCGAGGCGTTGGGGGCGGCCAAGCATCTGCTGTATAACGGATGGAACGAAACTCTGGAGACGCAGATGGAGTACGAGAGCCAGAGCATCGCCAGGATGGCCGCGTCGCCGGTGGGCCAGGAAGGCATCCGGGCTTTTGTGGAAAAACGTCCACCCCGCTTTCATGGTTGA
- a CDS encoding thiosulfate sulfurtransferase has product MASIPHVVDTEWLAQRLDDPRLRLLDATTFLKIREGGAELVSGRSVYEKEHIPGAVFADLITELSDPDSPFHCTVPSHERFAEAMGALGVGDGTYVVVYDQGAPSGSPEASSMWASRLWWQLRLEGFDDVAVLAGGLSKWKEEGRPVTSEPSSYPSARFTGKRRPGLLATKEEVKEALGDPSVVLIDSLSPEDHLGKRHVYPRNGHIPGSVNVFFGNLTDPRTQHFLAPEMLKEIFGPTGALDPSRKVITYCGGGIAATWVALALAQLGRDDVAVYDGSRIEWASDPSLPLVSG; this is encoded by the coding sequence ATGGCGTCTATTCCCCATGTGGTCGATACGGAATGGCTGGCACAACGTCTGGATGATCCGCGGTTGCGTTTGCTGGATGCGACGACGTTCCTCAAGATCCGGGAAGGCGGCGCGGAACTGGTTTCCGGCCGTTCCGTGTATGAAAAAGAACATATTCCGGGGGCCGTTTTCGCCGATTTGATCACCGAGCTGTCCGATCCCGACTCCCCGTTTCACTGTACAGTGCCTTCCCATGAACGATTTGCGGAAGCCATGGGCGCTCTTGGCGTCGGTGACGGCACGTATGTGGTCGTTTACGACCAGGGGGCTCCGAGCGGTTCTCCCGAGGCCAGTTCCATGTGGGCATCCCGGCTGTGGTGGCAGTTGCGTCTGGAAGGATTCGATGATGTAGCCGTGCTGGCGGGAGGCCTGTCCAAGTGGAAGGAAGAAGGCAGGCCGGTTACGTCGGAGCCTTCCTCTTATCCGTCGGCCCGTTTTACCGGGAAGCGCCGCCCCGGGCTGCTGGCCACCAAAGAAGAGGTGAAGGAAGCTTTGGGTGACCCGTCGGTGGTGCTGATTGACAGCTTGTCACCGGAAGATCATCTCGGCAAGCGGCATGTTTATCCCCGGAACGGGCATATCCCGGGAAGTGTCAATGTATTTTTCGGCAACCTTACCGATCCCAGGACGCAGCATTTTCTCGCTCCTGAAATGCTCAAAGAGATTTTCGGCCCCACCGGGGCCCTGGACCCGTCGCGCAAAGTCATCACCTACTGTGGCGGCGGCATTGCGGCCACTTGGGTGGCGCTGGCACTGGCCCAGTTGGGCCGGGATGATGTGGCGGTTTACGACGGTTCCCGCATTGAGTGGGCTTCCGATCCGTCTTTGCCGTTGGTGTCAGGGTAA